In the Sarcophilus harrisii chromosome 1, mSarHar1.11, whole genome shotgun sequence genome, one interval contains:
- the TRIM72 gene encoding tripartite motif-containing protein 72, whose product MSSAPALMQGMYQDLSCPLCLKLFDAPITAECGHSFCRNCLLRLASDPQAGTVLCPSCQAPTKPDGLSTNQQLARLVESLAQVPQGHCEEHLDPLSVYCEQDRALICGVCASLGKHRGHSVVTAAEAHQRMKKQLPQQRLQLQEACMRKEKTVALLDRQLAEVEETVRQFQRAVTEQLGVFRAFLKALESSLGKEAERVTEEAGTALKAERRIVTSYLDQLQQMEKVLDEVTDQPQTEFLRKYCLVISRLQKILAESPPAARLDIQLPIISDDFKFQVWRKMFRALMPAPGGFTFDPATAHPSLLVSPSGRRVECVEQKAPPAGDDPQQFDKAVALVAKQQLSEGEHYWEVEVGDKPRWGLGLISAEVSRRGKLHPVPSQGIWMLGLREGKVYEAHVESKDPKALQVEGRPSRIGLYLSFRDGIFSFYDCSDPDNLVPLHSFHERLPGPVYPFFDVCWHDKGKNIQPLLLLGPDGE is encoded by the exons ATGTCGAGTGCTCCTGCCCTGATGCAGGGCATGTACCAGGATTTGTCCTGCCCACTCTGTCTCAAGCTCTTTGATGCACCCATCACAGCTGAGTGCGGCCACAGCTTCTGCCGTAACTGCCTGCTTCGCCTGGCCTCAGATCCTCAGGCTGGGACCGTGCTCTGCCCTTCTTGCCAGGCACCCACAAAACCTGATGGGCTTAGTACCAACCAACAGCTGGCACGGTTAGTGGAGAGCCTGGCTCAGGTGCCACAGGGCCATTGTGAGGAACATCTGGACCCCCTGAGTGTCTACTGTGAGCAGGACCGAGCACTGATATGTGGAGTCTGTGCCAGTCTGGGCAAGCATCGAGGTCACAGTGTGGTCACTGCTGCTGAAGCCCACCAAAGAATGAAG AAACAGCTCCCACAACAGAGGCTGCAGCTACAGGAGGCCTGCATGCGCAAAGAAAAAACGGTGGCCCTATTGGATCGGCAACTGGCTGAGGTAGAG GAGACAGTACGACAGTTCCAGAGGGCTGTGACAGAGCAGCTTGGTGTGTTTAGAGCCTTTCTGAAAGCATTGGAATCTTCACTGGGCAAAGAGGCAGAGCGAGTGACTGAAGAGGCAGGGACAGCCCTAAAGGCTGAACGCAGAATTGTCACTTCCTACCTTGATCAACTTCAGCAGATGGAGAAGGTGTTGGATGAAGTCACTGATCAGCCCCAAACAGAATTCCTGAGG aAATATTGTCTGGTGATCAGCAG GTTGCAGAAGATTCTAGCAGAGTCCCCCCCAGCTGCTAGATTGGACATCCAGCTACCCATTATTTCTGATGACTTCAAATTCCAGGTCTGGAGGAAAATGTTCCGAGCCTTGATGCCAG CCCCGGGAGGTTTCACCTTTGATCCAGCCACTGCCCATCCCAGCCTGCTAGTATCCCCATCGGGCCGGCGGGTGGAGTGCGTGGAGCAGAAAGCTCCGCCAGCGGGGGATGACCCGCAGCAATTTGACAAAGCGGTGGCCCTGGTGGCCAAGCAGCAATTGTCGGAGGGGGAGCATTACTGGGAGGTAGAGGTGGGCGACAAACCCCGCTGGGGACTAGGGCTGATCTCCGCCGAGGTCAGCCGTCGGGGGAAGCTGCACCCCGTCCCCTCGCAGGGCATCTGGATGCTGGGGTTGCGAGAAGGGAAAGTGTATGAGGCCCATGTGGAGAGCAAGGATCCCAAGGCGCTCCAGGTGGAAGGGCGACCTTCGAGGATTGGCCTTTATCTCAGCTTCCGGGACGGGATCTTCAGTTTCTATGATTGTAGCGATCCCGACAACCTGGTCCCTCTCCACTCCTTTCACGAGCGCCTTCCTGGCCCCGTCTACCCTTTCTTCGATGTCTGCTGGCACGACAAGGGCAAGAATATACAGCCCCTGCTGCTGCTGGGACCAGACGGGGAGTAG
- the PYDC1 gene encoding pyrin domain-containing protein 1, with protein MVQAHDLILQALENLNEDEFKKFKHKLWTWPLREGFNHIPRGILQSMDRLDLSDKIISHYLPGYGIELTVEVLLDMGMREEAVRLQKAAESRPYISWTRAD; from the exons ATGGTGCAGGCCCATGACCTCATCTTACAGGCTCTAGAGAACCTGAACGAAGATGAGTTCAAGAAGTTCAAACACAAGCTGTGGACTTGGCCACTGAGGGAAGGCTTCAACCACATCCCCCGGGGGATCTTGCAGTCCATGGACCGCTTGGACCTGTCTGACAAGATCATCAGTCACTACTTACCGGGCTACGGGATAGAGCTGACTGTGGAAGTGCTCCTGGATATGGGCATGCGGGAAGAGGCTGTCAGACTACAGAAAGCGGCAGAATCTA GACCATATATATCATGGACCAGGGCTGATTGA